A genomic region of Desulfosarcina ovata subsp. ovata contains the following coding sequences:
- a CDS encoding Druantia anti-phage system protein DruA yields the protein MIVQCGRQIESEELAQIRETVETFWRLSQWELAQTVCEHLGWHTASGGNKVDACLKLLKRLEAQGRIRLPAKRDSGRKSGKQPIASHRIQPQEPVVGKLSDIGPIRLRVVQGKADKALFNEYLSRYHYLGDKKPFGCYLRYFVEGAGTLLGCMLFSGAAKALIKRDQWIGWSTNERLRNLGFVVNNGRYLIFPWVKVRYLASCALGKAIRELGRHWQERWGYRPVLLETFVDPHYFDGTCYRAANFRYLGMTRGMGLIRQGQSYATSPKKIFVYPLADNFRQVLCSGEG from the coding sequence TTGATAGTCCAGTGTGGACGGCAGATTGAGAGTGAGGAGCTTGCGCAAATTCGCGAAACCGTTGAGACATTTTGGCGGTTGAGTCAGTGGGAGTTGGCCCAAACGGTATGTGAGCATTTGGGCTGGCACACCGCTTCCGGCGGCAATAAAGTGGACGCCTGCCTGAAGTTGCTCAAGCGTTTGGAAGCGCAAGGGCGCATACGATTGCCCGCTAAACGCGATAGCGGCCGCAAAAGCGGCAAGCAGCCGATAGCATCCCATCGGATCCAGCCTCAAGAGCCAGTCGTGGGCAAGCTTTCGGATATCGGGCCGATCCGGCTCAGGGTCGTACAAGGCAAAGCAGATAAGGCGCTTTTTAATGAATACCTGAGCCGTTACCACTACTTGGGGGACAAGAAGCCATTTGGATGTTATTTGCGCTATTTTGTCGAAGGCGCAGGCACGCTATTGGGGTGTATGCTGTTTTCAGGAGCGGCCAAAGCGCTAATCAAGAGAGATCAATGGATCGGCTGGAGCACCAACGAGCGACTGCGGAACCTGGGATTTGTTGTCAACAATGGGCGGTATTTGATTTTTCCGTGGGTAAAGGTCAGGTACTTGGCAAGCTGCGCATTGGGCAAGGCGATCAGGGAGTTGGGGCGGCACTGGCAGGAGCGCTGGGGCTATCGGCCGGTTTTGCTGGAAACCTTTGTCGATCCGCACTATTTCGATGGGACGTGCTACCGGGCGGCCAATTTTAGGTATCTTGGCATGACCCGCGGAATGGGGCTTATTCGACAGGGTCAAAGCTACGCCACCAGTCCGAAAAAGATCTTTGTTTATCCGCTGGCGGATAATTTTCGGCAAGTGTTATGTTCAGGGGAGGGCTGA
- a CDS encoding transposase family protein → MKKTSRRPSREQIKAQIKQRKHAQKKLRQDEKAKGFKAPSHATISNGKCKYESIEQEYTARNEAVAEKIGIFRAKMPVLLKQLSKIEDPRNPKKIKHNLSTLMIYGILMFVFQMSSSREANREMSRPLFWQNLQFFFPELESLPHHDTLKRLLAVIDVNQIEQLHLELIRQLIRKKKFRRYLIDECYPIAIDGTGKFKRDWIWAEECLQRTVTQADGEHLQYHVYILEANLAFRDGMTIPLMSEMLSYTEGDTANDKQDCELKAFYRLAQRLKSAFPALKIMVLIDGLYAKGPVVEVCRKNKWQFMIVLKDKSLPSVMSEFEALAALEIKNRFRQGWGNRKQVFKWVNSIDYRFGPNDKKSQILHVVECQERWQQVNPQTGQLEDKSSRHVWLSSKPLNRFNLHERCNLGARARWGIETGILVEKHHGYRYEHCFSYNWNVMKGYHYLMRLGHMFNVLARYSERLAKVVKDTGVRGLIRFIRETIANPWLDYEWLEIRLAAPFQLRLV, encoded by the coding sequence ATGAAAAAAACCAGCCGCAGACCCAGTCGTGAGCAGATCAAAGCCCAAATCAAACAGCGCAAACATGCACAGAAAAAATTGCGTCAGGATGAAAAGGCCAAGGGCTTTAAGGCGCCATCACATGCCACGATTTCAAACGGCAAGTGTAAATACGAAAGCATTGAGCAGGAGTACACTGCCCGCAATGAGGCGGTTGCCGAGAAAATAGGGATCTTTCGGGCCAAGATGCCTGTGCTGCTTAAGCAACTGTCCAAAATCGAGGACCCGAGAAATCCTAAAAAGATCAAGCACAATCTGTCGACCCTGATGATCTATGGGATACTGATGTTTGTTTTTCAGATGAGCTCTAGTCGCGAGGCCAACCGGGAGATGTCCCGGCCGCTGTTTTGGCAGAATCTGCAGTTTTTCTTCCCAGAGCTTGAAAGTTTGCCCCATCATGACACGCTCAAACGGTTACTGGCGGTGATCGACGTCAATCAAATCGAACAGTTGCATCTTGAGTTGATCCGGCAATTGATCCGGAAAAAGAAATTTCGGCGCTATTTGATTGACGAGTGCTATCCGATCGCGATCGATGGCACCGGCAAATTTAAGCGTGACTGGATTTGGGCCGAGGAGTGTTTGCAGCGCACCGTTACGCAAGCGGATGGGGAGCACCTTCAATACCATGTCTATATTTTAGAGGCCAATCTGGCGTTTCGCGATGGCATGACTATTCCGTTGATGAGTGAAATGTTAAGCTACACCGAAGGCGACACCGCCAATGATAAACAGGACTGCGAGCTTAAAGCCTTTTACCGATTGGCCCAACGCCTGAAGTCGGCCTTTCCGGCGCTGAAAATCATGGTGTTAATCGATGGGCTTTACGCCAAGGGTCCCGTGGTAGAGGTTTGCCGCAAAAATAAATGGCAGTTCATGATCGTCCTGAAAGACAAATCCCTTCCCAGCGTGATGAGTGAATTTGAAGCGCTTGCGGCACTTGAGATAAAAAATCGTTTCCGCCAGGGATGGGGCAACAGAAAACAGGTGTTCAAATGGGTAAACAGTATCGACTATCGGTTTGGTCCGAACGATAAAAAAAGCCAAATCCTGCACGTCGTCGAATGCCAAGAGCGCTGGCAACAGGTTAACCCGCAAACCGGGCAATTGGAGGACAAAAGCAGCCGACACGTGTGGCTGTCCAGCAAACCGTTGAACCGGTTTAATCTTCACGAACGGTGCAATCTGGGCGCACGCGCGCGCTGGGGCATCGAAACCGGTATCCTGGTTGAAAAACATCATGGATATCGCTATGAGCACTGCTTTTCGTATAACTGGAATGTCATGAAGGGATATCACTATTTAATGCGTCTGGGCCATATGTTCAACGTTTTGGCTCGCTATTCGGAACGGCTGGCCAAGGTCGTCAAAGATACCGGCGTGCGAGGCCTTATTCGCTTTATTCGCGAGACCATAGCCAACCCCTGGTTGGATTATGAATGGCTGGAAATTCGTCTGGCCGCCCCTTTTCAGCTTCGGTTGGTGTAG